In the Pecten maximus chromosome 5, xPecMax1.1, whole genome shotgun sequence genome, GCCTTCCGGTCGGGCAGAAGCGGACAGAGGGCTTGTGCACTAAGCTTTCTATTCATACACGTAGAATGATGTCAATCTGGTAAAAGTCATGTACAAAAATGAATCGATTAGATTTAGTAGTTTCACTGAGTctaacttgagtagaaattgaaataatacaaaGTTATATCATGTTAAACAAAAAGAATATTGTCCTAATTCTAAGgttgtatatatctatagaaGGATTTGGTTTAAGTAAGATTTCCAAAAGGGATCATATATATGCATTGCAGACGGCCCCGGTACCTCCATAGCGCTGTCTCCGTCGGACACTACTTACACCAGGACAGAGggggacacgttaccggacatcacctgtacagcaGACTGTCGACCTGGCTGTATTtttgtctggacacgaccggacaacaccaactttactgtctcacctgtgttgtcacttGGACAACTGGACGTATCAGAACACGGGACATTTAGGTGTACAGCTAGGAATGCTGTCGGAGAATCAACGACAACCGtccatgtttatatattacgtaagtatcatatatcatattcaCGGAATGCATTTTGATGCTTTTTGTTAATGGAATCAAGTACCGTCATCGTCATGCGTTTACtctttaataaaattatattttatatggaaCACATAAGCCGAAAAGCAATGTTGTTTTTCTTTCGAGTATATTGTACCAATTGAATAATGACCAGCGTGATACTCTCTAGGTGGCATTTTACTATTGGCATGCAAGTCACTATGTGTTGTAATGCTGTTGATaggttaaaatttgaaaataaattaataactatatttattcaaattaaacattgatgtaaatttaacatttttcacGTGATATGCTCagtatatttgatttaatgtaaatatatatgacaattactcattttgttgatatttctagatgtgtattgatggtatatgtagaatattactgtttatattccTTTAATAACTTCATAATTTAGCAACCATATTTTTTTAGTGTGTTATGTGTgcatttttctttattttcttctctctattttgttttgtttttgtttttatttggccattttttttaatccttATTGCCGGCCTCCTTTCTGGTAATTTCAATAATTCGAGTATTGAACAACGATCAACGAGATACCCTATAGACTAAGAACATTTTAATTTATGTCATCTGACctaaaaggtcaaaggtcagtatAACCAATACCTACCGTGCTTCGTGTGCTGTCCGCCACCCGTGATCTGCCGTTCGTAGACCTTTCACTGTCCGCTATGCGTGATCTGCCGTTCGTAAACCTTTCACTGTCCGCCATTCGTGATCTGCCGATCGTAAACCTTTCACTGTCCGCCACCCGTGATCTGCCGTTCGTAAACCTTTCACTGTACTGTCATGCGTGATCTGCCGATCGTAAACCTTTTCATTGTCCGCCACCCGTGATCTGCCGTTCGTAAACCTTTCACTGTACTGTCATGCGTGATCTGCCGATCGTAAACCTTTTCATTGTCCGCCACCCGTGATCTGCCGTTCGTAAATCTTTCACTGTCCGCCACCCGTGATCTGCCGTTCGTAAACCTTTCACTGTCCGCCATTCGTGATCTGCCGTTCGTAAACCTTTCACTGTCCGCCATTCGTGATCTGCCGTTCGTAAACCTTTCACTGTACTGTCATGCGTGATCTGCCGTTCGTAAACCTTTCACTGTCCGCCATTCGTGATCTGCCGTTCGTAAACCTTTCACTGTCCGCCATTCGTGATCTGCCGTTCGTAGACCTTTCACTGTCCGCTATGCGTGATCTGCCGTTCGTAAACCTTTCACTGTCCGCCATTCGTGATCTGCCGTTCGTAAACCTTTCACTGTCCGCCATCCGTGATCTGCCGTTCGTAAACCTTTCACTGTCCGCCATCCGTGATCTGCCGATCGTAAACCTTTCACTGTCCGCCATTCGTGATCTGCCGTTCGTAAACCTTTCACTGTCCGGCATCCGTGATCTGCCGTTCGTAAACCTTTCACTGTCCGCCACCCGTGATCTGCCGTTCGTAAACCTTTCACTGTCCGGCATCCGTGATCTGCCGTTCGTAAACCTTTCACTGTCCGCCATTCGTGATCTGCCGTTCGTAAATCTTTCACTGTCCGCCATCCGTGATCTGCCGTTCGTAAACCTTTCACTGTCCGGCATTCGTGATCTGCCGTTCGTAAACCTTTCACTGTCCGCCACCCGTGATCTGCCGTTCGTAAACCTTTCACTGTCCGCCATTCGTGATCTGCCGTTCGTAAACCTTTCACTGTCCGCCATCCGTGATCTGCCGTTCGTAAACCTTTCACTGTCCGGCATCCGTGATCTGCCGATCGTAAACCTTTCACTGTCCGCCACCCGTGATCTGCCGTTCGTAAACCTTTCACTGTCCGCCATTCGTGATCTGCCGTTCGTAAACCTTTCACTGTCCGCCATCCGTGATCTGCCGTTCGTAAACCTTTCACTGTCTGTCATGCGTGATCTGCCGTTCGTAAACCTTTCACTATACTGTCATGCGTGATCTGCCGATCGTAAAACTTTCACTGTACGCCATCCGTGATCTGCCGTTCGTAAACCTTTCACTGTCCGCCATCCGTGATCTGGCGTTCGTAAACCTTTCACTG is a window encoding:
- the LOC117326701 gene encoding protein IWS1 homolog; this translates as MTDSERFTNGRSRMADSERFTNGRSRMADSERFTNGRSRVADSERFTIGRSRMPDSERFTNGRSRMADSERFTNGRSRMADSERFTNGRSRVADSERFTNGRSRMPDSERFTNGRSRMADSERFTNGRSRMADSERFTNGRSRMPDSERFTNGRSRVADSERFTNGRSRMPDSERFTNGRSRMADSERFTIGRSRMADSERFTNGRSRMADSERFTNGRSRMADSERFTNGRSRIADSERSTNGRSRMADSERFTNGRSRMADSERFTNGRSRMTVQ